In Chryseobacterium scophthalmum, the genomic stretch AAATTTTTGTATTGATAATCAAAAAGTGCTTCCTGTTTCTCTTTATTCACTGCGATTTTCATACTCAATGAGTTCGAAATGTCATACAAATATGATGCTCCCCATTTTTGATTTTTATAAAAATTGGCATTGTGCAGATCTAGATTCAGGTCATTGACTTTCATCATCATATCCCACATATTGTTGCTAAATCTTCCTGCTGCAAAGACGTCATCTACATAATCAATACGAAAAACAGAAGTTCTTTTATCAGACAACTTCATGTCTAGACCAAGACCATATTTCCAGGTGTGGTCTTTAAAACCATAACCGAAATATCCATCCGGAGAAAATGTTTTGTTAAATTTTTCATTCAGTTTTAATCCTGCTCCCAAACGAATACCTTGATATTTATCGTAGCTGAAAAGCTTAGTAATATCAAAGTCAATCATTTTATAACGCAGATTACCTCTCATTAATTGGGTTAAAAAACTCAGTTTTTTTTCAAAATCATGCTTCTGTACAAAACTGTCGATTTGAGTGTAAGTTGCACTTTCTCTTGCGGTTAAACTGTCGGTTCTGTACTTTTCAAGCAGACTTCCGTCAGAGTTTTTCATTTCCAGAGAATAGCCTTTAAATTCTGATGCTTTTTGAGCTTCGTTCAGTTGGAAATCAAAGAAACGGTTTTTTACATACAGATAATTTCCAAAAGTTTTCTGATGGTATTTTCGCTTGTCGCTGATGTATGCGCCTTTCTTTAAACTATCGGTCTTTACACTGTCTCTCTTTGCAATATTGAAGGTCTGGTCGCCCATTTTCAGTTTAATATCTTCATAATCCAAAAACCATTTTCCATCAATCGGTTTCCATACAGAGATAATGTCGCCTTCATTTCTTTTTTTGTTGGCACTTTCAAATTTTTTCAGTGCATACGTTTCAGAATCAATATAAATTTTACCATTAAATTTTCTCGGATTCTGCTTCTTTTTATCAATAATTTCTTTGAATTTGATAACATAAGTTTTTCTTCCGTCTATTTGTAAAGTATCCGACATATAAAAGTTGAAAAGCTTTCTGTTCTCAGGTCTTAACTGTCTTGGAGTTCTGTTTAAATTGGAAATATTGATCGCTAAAGCTTCATAAATTGGATTTTTAAAACCAGACATTCTGTTATCGATGATATTGGTTTTCTCACCAAATTTCTGCGAATATTTGTATTCTGTTGCCTTTTCCCAAAGAAACATCTGGCTTTCCTGTGAAGCGTTGATGAAGTCTTCATTAATTAACGAATCTTTCTTCTCGCTTTCTTTTTGCTTAAATTCTTTTTTATCAACTTTTGAAAGAGAATCTTTTCTCGAAGCCAGGAAATTTTTAAAAGTATCAATTGAATCTTTGTCTACATCAATCGAAAACTTTGAGTACGATTTAAAGTTATAAGTATCTAAAGATTTTGGCGAATTTTCTTTTTCCCTTTTATTGACTTCATCTAAAATTCTCAACGCTTTCGGATCACTTTTATCGGTGATGATAATTTTATCGATGTTACTTTGTTTTTCTGACAAGGGTTGCATACCAACATCCATCGACTTTTTTACATCGACCAAAGCATCTTCAAAATTGCTGGCAAGAATTTCTACTTTTTTACATTTTGTTTTAAAAGATAAAACGCCTTCGTAATTGGTTTTTCCCAAAAGATTGTCGTCACAGTAAACGGCTGCATTTTCAATCGGGTTTTTGTTGGTTTTATTGAAAACTTTCAATTGAGTTTGCCCAAAAATAAGTACCGTACAAAGTAAAAGTAGAGTAGATAAAAGTTTTGTCATTGAGTTTTTATTAATGAGACAAAACTATTGATAAGAAAGTTACAAAACCATAAGAGAAAATATAATCTTTTGTTAAAAATAAAATAAGCTGTATTTCAATTTGATACGTTTTGTTTTTATATTAATCAATTCCCAACTAGATGATAAATTGTATTTTATTTAAGAGTTTTTAAGGCTTTTATTATTAAATAATATTTCTACTGTTGACAACTTCCGTCAGTTCGGGTAGAAATTATTTGCAGAATAATTTTGTATCGAGAACATGGGGATTTTTTTTCATTTAGGTTTGAAATAAAATTGTTTATTTAGGAATAATTATTTATTTTTAGCTCAATGTTTTAGCAATTCGAATTTTCGCTAGCTTCACTCTTTAATATAAACTACTCATAATATTATTTAAATAGCTAAATGACACCTAAACAATTATTAGAACTAGATAAAATAATTACAAAAAAAGAATGGGTTGATAATCCATTACATACAAGTGTTAACAATAAATTGTTTAAACTCTTGAACAGATTAGATAATGATGAAGTAACATTAATTCTTGAATTACTGCAAAAATTTACATGGATATCCAATAGTCAGTATGATAAAAAAATATTAGACGTTTTTAGGAAAATAGACTCAAATATTATTAAATCGTGCAAGAAACTTTATTTTTTTCCAATTGTAAAACCTAGAGATTCAAAAAAATTAAAAAGTGGGCTATCTATAATATATCCAATTGTAGGAATTTTAAATTACATCGAAGAATTTGATCATGTCAACACAGGAAATATTATCAGTAATTTTCAACAACTAAAAAGAATTACTCTTAAAGAAGATGAATACCTAATATTAGTTGATGATTTTATAGGGTCGGGAAAAACTTTTGAAGATTGTTATAATCAAATACAGCAATATTCAATTCCAAATGAAAAAATCATTATTTGCACTTTAGCTATACAAGAAGACGGTTTAGAATTAATACAAAAATATGGATTTTCTGTTTATTATTCCCACATTGAGAAAAAAGGCATTAGTAATAACTATGTAGGAGATGAAATTATTACAAGAATCAGTAAAATGACATTAATTGAAAAGAAATTAAAATATAATCCGAGCTACAGCTTAGGATTTGAAAAGTCAGAAGGGCTAATTTCAATGATAAAAACACCCAATAATACATTTCCCGTATTTTGGCATGAATATGTAGAAGGCGAGGAAGTAATGAAAGCACCATTTCCAAGATATTAGATATGAATGACAAGCATCTTTATTTAGCATTGCTAAAAATTAAAAATAATACTAATATAAATGAGTTAGTTCATGAAGGATTAGAGTTATTTGAAATAACAAATCTACTTAAGCAAATTATAGAGCTTAATTATCTTATTGAGACAGAATCTGAGCTGATTTTATCTGAAACTGGTTACAAGAGTTTTACTATTCTCGATACTCAATATAAAAAAACGAATAAATCAGAATGGATTAGACCTGATGATAAAAATATTATAAAAAAAATAAGAAAAAATGATATCTTTGTACCCAGTAGTAAGGAATTAACTTTTCGATTAAAAAAAATAATAAGAAAATAGTATGGTAACATACTAGGATTAGTGAAGTCACTAATCTGAAAAAGAACTAGTTTTCAAGCTTATCAAGTTTTCAAAAGATCTCCGTTGACCTCCGACCTTTTGAAAACTTTATTCCAATTTGAGCGAGCTCTGCTCGCTCAATTAAAGATCTTAAACATGGATTTTACTACTTATCAAAAAAGATTTACAGAAAAAGCAACTAGACAAAAAATGTCTGATTCTGATATTGCAGATTGTTTAGAATACGCAAACGTATTATTTAAAAACAATGTTGTTACAGTTTATAATACATCACATTTGTCTAAGCTTGTAGGTATAAGAAAAGCATATATTAAAAGAGCTTCAATTTACACAAAGTCATATTATAGGTCATTTGAAATTGCTAAGAGAAATGGCAATCCAAGAACAATTTCTGAACCTCTACCTAATTTGAAGGTTATTCAAGATTTTATATTGGAAGAAATTCTTAACAAAGTTACTGTAAGTGCATTTGCAAAAGCTTACAAGAAAAATTCTTCTATTAAAGAAAATGTACGGTATCATGTAGACCAAAAAATTGTATTATCTCTTGATATTCAAGATTTCTTTTCTTCAGTATCTATTGAAATGGTAGAAAAAGTTTTTTTAGATTTAGGATATTCAGAACTTTTATCTGATCTATTTAGTAAATTATGTACTCTAAACAAATGCCTACCTCAAGGAGCGTCTACAAGCCCATATATATCAAATATTATTTTAAAAGGTTTTGACAAGAAGATAGCAGATTACTGTCTTGATCAGAATATTAGATATACTAGATATGCTGACGATATTACATTGTCTGGTGATTTTGATACAGGGACAGCTATAACTCTGATTGAAGATGAGCTTTTGAAATTAAATCTTTCGATTAACAGAAATAAAACGAAAGTTATGACAAGAAATATGAGACAGGTTGTCACTGGAATTGTTGTAAATGAAAAAATTCAAGTTTCCGGAAAAGAAAGAAATAAGTTAAGACAAAATATTTTCTATCTGAAAAAATTTGGTTTGCTCGATTACATTGAGCACGAAAAAATAAAATTTAATAATTACTTATATCATTTGTATGGAAAACTTTCCTACATTGTTTATATTAATCCAAAAGACCAAGAGTTTATTGATTATAAAATTTATGTAAAAGATCTAATAAAAAAGCATTATTACTAAAGTTTTTATTGTAGCTCTACCAAAATTATATATTCCGTATAAAATTTAAAAACCTCAATCCCATACTAATCAAAAATATTTTTATATTTGTTTTAAGAACAACAAAAAACAAATGATGATATTTAAAAATAATCCCGCATTTCATGCGCAGTCTTCCGGCACCATCGGATCCCACAAAAACCAACATTGTAACCAACAACTTCCTGAACTCAAAAACCGATAAAGTACTACGTTTGATCGCTCAAGAAGTTTGAAGACCTCTTCAACCGTTTAGAAATAGCATTCAATCATTTGGTTGAATCAATCAATCCCTTCGAAATGTTGTTCAAGTGTTTCGTTTAGACACTCAACTGTTTCGAACAAGCAAACAAGTAATTCGAAGAACCATTCAAGTAGTTCGAAGTGTCAATCAACCAGTTCGAAGAGGCAATCAAGTACAATTTGTTATTTATGAATGCTTTGTAGACTTTTTCTGAAAGTTGATGAATGAACACAAAAGATAAATTAGATTTCAAATCCTTATTTAAAACACAAAAACAAATCTATTATGAAAAAAGAACAGGTAACCCGTAGCTTCAGAATTGCAGATTCTGTACTGAAACAAAAAGCTGATGAATTGATCGCTTTGATCGACAGAGACCTCACCGAATTTACAGACCGTGGCTACAACCCCACAAAAAAGACCGAATTGACCACTGCCCGAAACATGATAGACAGTTTTCCAAGCGATGAACAGCTGGAAGCCATCAAAATATATCTCACCGAACAAAAAGACGCCGCCAGAAAAGCACTGGAAAAATCTATGCGCAGTATTTTCAATGCTGCAGAAAATGTTTTCGGACAGCACAGTGCCAAATACAAGGAATTCGGAAATGCATTGATCAGTCAACAAAGTGATGCCAAGATCATGAGCCTCACCGCAGAGAAATACCTTCCCGAACTTTCAGATGAAGGTCTTACGGTAGACAAGATCAATACACTGACTACACAACGTGATGCTTTAGACATCGCTATCGACTCACAAGCTCAAGGTATTTCAGACCGTGATGTTGTCACCGAAGGTAGAGTGGAAGCGCTCAATAAACTCTACCAACTGCTCACAAAATATGCAGGCATCGGTCAGGATATTTTCTACGAAACCAATGAAGCCAAGTACAACGACTACATCATCCACGACACCCCAAGTGGACTTCCGGAAGTCCCACCTGTAGATCCTATATAAAAAATGTATTCCGTCACTTCCCTCGTCAGTTCGAGTGTTTTTCGTAGCGCAGCGCAGAAAAAAGTATCGAGAACCCGTGAACCGAAGCACAAAATATGTTTTCCATTCAAAAACTTCTCGATACACTTCGCTTTGCTACGTTACTCGAAGTGACGATTTACAGACATTAAACGAAAGTTGAGTTTCGTCAGTTCGAGTGTTTTTCGTAGCGCAGCGCAGAAAAAAGTATCGAGAACCCGTGAACCAAAGCACAAATTTTGTCTTCCCATCAAAAACTTCTCGATACGATTTTTTGCAAAAATCTACTCGAAGTGACGCTCGTTGAATCAAATCTTATTAATATAATTCATCATGCAAACATCATTCGTCTACATATTACTTTGTTCTGACAATACCTACTACACTGGAGTAACCGAAAATGTGTACAAACGTTTTGATGAACATCAAGACGGTAAATATTTTGGTTCTTACACGTTCTCAAGACGACCGTTACAATTAGTATATTTTTGTCAGTTTATGGATATCGAACAAGCAATTGCATTTGAGAAAAAGATTAAGAAATGGTCACAGGCGAAAAAATTAGCATTGATTGAAGGAAGATATGAAGACCTGCCTAATCTTGCGAAAAAGAAGTTTGGGAGATAATTTATTTATCTTATCAATTTGCCCACGTCAACCGCTCCATCAGTTCGAGTGTTTTTTGTAGCATAGCGTAGAAAAAAGTATCAAGAACCTATGAACCGAAGACAACACATAAATCAAAAACTTCTCGATACACTTCGCTTTGCTACGTTACTCGAAGTGACGTTTTACAGACATTAAACGAAAATCGAGTTTCGTCAGTTCGAGTGTTTTTCTGCAGCGTAGCGTAGAAAAATGTATCGAGAACCCGTGAACTGAAGCACAAATACTGTATTCTAATCAAAAACTTCTTTGCTGAGTTACTCGAAGTGACGAAGTACGATTGGCGTTGTAAAACATAAAAAATCCCTTTCAAAAACTGAAAGGGATTGTTATTGTATAGAAACCGCAAAAACGGTAATATTTATTAATAATTTAAATATTCAAAGCTTTCTGATAAGCATTTTCCAGACCATCAAGATTTTTTCCTCCGGCTGTAGCGAAACCTGGGTTTCCACCACCACCACCTTGGATTTCTTTAGCTAACTCTTTAATAAGTGCTCCAGCCTGATAAATTCCTGCTAAGTCATCAGAAACACCAACGGTAATCATTGGTTTTCCGTCTGCGTCGGACAAAATAATCGTTATAGAAGTTGGTATCTCTTTCTTTAACTGGAAGACGATATCTTTTACAGAACCTGCGTCCAGAGAAGTTTTCTTCACTAAAAGTAATTTATCGCCTTTTTGCTCATAAGCACCTTTCCAGTCACCGATCTCGCCTTTTGCTTTTTCTTTCTTGAAAGCTTCTACTTCAGACTTCAACGATGCATTTTCTTCGATTAATTTCTCGATAGAACGTACAACATCTTTAGATTTCAGCAATTGAGAAAGCTCGGTAATTTGCTTTTCTAAACCTTTGAAATATTCCTCAGACTTATCTCCAGAAATCGCTTCAATTCTTCTGATTCCTGCTGCTGCAGAACTTTCGGAATTAATTTTGAAATGACCGATCTCGCTGGTGCTTTTCACGTGAGTTCCACCGCAAAGTTCTTTTGAACTTCCAAACTGGATCATTCTCACACTGTCTCCATATTTTTCACCAAATAAAGCCATTGCACCTTTGTCAATTGCTTCCTGAATCGGGATATTTCTGAATTCCTGAAGAGCGATATTTTCTTTGATTTTTGTATTGACTTTTTCTTCAATTAAAGCCAATTCCTCGTCTGTCATTTTATTGAAATGCGAGAAGTCGAAACGCAAATAATCCGGACCAACGTAAGAACCTTTTTGCTCAACGTGAGTTCCCAAAACGTCTCTCAAAGCTTCGTGCAACAAGTGCGTTGCAGAGTGGTTTGCCTGAGAATTTTTTCTTTCGTTGGCATTCACTTTAGCATAGAAAACAGCACCTGCATCTTTTGGAAGTCCGTTGATTAAAGAAATAATCAATCCGTTTTCTTTTTTAGTTTCAAGAACTTCAAAACTTTCAGTTGCATTTTCAAGAACACCTTTATCACCGATTTGTCCACCTCCTTCAGGATAGAAAGGGGAGTTGCTTAGGACAACCTGATAAAATTCACCGTCTTTATTTTCTACTTTTCTGTATCTTGTAATGTAGGTTTCAGCTTCAATTTGGTCGTAACCAACGAAGTTTTCTTCTCTTTCTTCCAAAGTTACCCAGTCGTAAACTTTCTGAGCAGAATCTGCTTTTGAACGTTGTTTTTGTTCGCTTAACGCCAATTCAAAACCTTTTTCATCAATCGTTAACCCTTTTTCTTCAGCGATAATTCTCGTTAAATCATCCGGGAAACCATAAGTATCATATAATTCGAAAACTTCTTGAGTTGGTAACACTTTTTTACCTTCCGAAATCGTTTGCTGAATCAATTTTTCAACTCTGATTAATCCTGTTTCAATGGTTCTTAAGAAAGATTCTTCCTCACTTTTAATTACTTCAGAAACCAATTTTCCTTGCTTCTCCAGCTCAGGGAAGAATGCTCCCA encodes the following:
- a CDS encoding DUF5686 family protein, which codes for MTKLLSTLLLLCTVLIFGQTQLKVFNKTNKNPIENAAVYCDDNLLGKTNYEGVLSFKTKCKKVEILASNFEDALVDVKKSMDVGMQPLSEKQSNIDKIIITDKSDPKALRILDEVNKREKENSPKSLDTYNFKSYSKFSIDVDKDSIDTFKNFLASRKDSLSKVDKKEFKQKESEKKDSLINEDFINASQESQMFLWEKATEYKYSQKFGEKTNIIDNRMSGFKNPIYEALAINISNLNRTPRQLRPENRKLFNFYMSDTLQIDGRKTYVIKFKEIIDKKKQNPRKFNGKIYIDSETYALKKFESANKKRNEGDIISVWKPIDGKWFLDYEDIKLKMGDQTFNIAKRDSVKTDSLKKGAYISDKRKYHQKTFGNYLYVKNRFFDFQLNEAQKASEFKGYSLEMKNSDGSLLEKYRTDSLTARESATYTQIDSFVQKHDFEKKLSFLTQLMRGNLRYKMIDFDITKLFSYDKYQGIRLGAGLKLNEKFNKTFSPDGYFGYGFKDHTWKYGLGLDMKLSDKRTSVFRIDYVDDVFAAGRFSNNMWDMMMKVNDLNLDLHNANFYKNQKWGASYLYDISNSLSMKIAVNKEKQEALFDYQYKNLGNRFDNVSTTLSLKFSPNDKNIMTPSGKYTYEKSFPQIYMNVEKGINGLGGDLDYYRADALIIHQFRSKLGYTNLKLFGGISSGTAPIWKNFEIAGQNDRNPDHWYSNINTPNNLAFATMPSGTFFANKFIAFKVSQYLPFRFKTFGSRYSNIELEYQAAIGDLKNRGDHQFDFQVLDHYYQEVGVIWNRFLGRNFGVGFSYRLGHYQTSQFKDNFGIKLRFNVLN
- a CDS encoding phosphoribosyltransferase, with amino-acid sequence MTPKQLLELDKIITKKEWVDNPLHTSVNNKLFKLLNRLDNDEVTLILELLQKFTWISNSQYDKKILDVFRKIDSNIIKSCKKLYFFPIVKPRDSKKLKSGLSIIYPIVGILNYIEEFDHVNTGNIISNFQQLKRITLKEDEYLILVDDFIGSGKTFEDCYNQIQQYSIPNEKIIICTLAIQEDGLELIQKYGFSVYYSHIEKKGISNNYVGDEIITRISKMTLIEKKLKYNPSYSLGFEKSEGLISMIKTPNNTFPVFWHEYVEGEEVMKAPFPRY
- a CDS encoding reverse transcriptase domain-containing protein — protein: MDFTTYQKRFTEKATRQKMSDSDIADCLEYANVLFKNNVVTVYNTSHLSKLVGIRKAYIKRASIYTKSYYRSFEIAKRNGNPRTISEPLPNLKVIQDFILEEILNKVTVSAFAKAYKKNSSIKENVRYHVDQKIVLSLDIQDFFSSVSIEMVEKVFLDLGYSELLSDLFSKLCTLNKCLPQGASTSPYISNIILKGFDKKIADYCLDQNIRYTRYADDITLSGDFDTGTAITLIEDELLKLNLSINRNKTKVMTRNMRQVVTGIVVNEKIQVSGKERNKLRQNIFYLKKFGLLDYIEHEKIKFNNYLYHLYGKLSYIVYINPKDQEFIDYKIYVKDLIKKHYY
- a CDS encoding GIY-YIG nuclease family protein, which encodes MQTSFVYILLCSDNTYYTGVTENVYKRFDEHQDGKYFGSYTFSRRPLQLVYFCQFMDIEQAIAFEKKIKKWSQAKKLALIEGRYEDLPNLAKKKFGR
- the alaS gene encoding alanine--tRNA ligase; this encodes MTSQEIRQKFLDYFKSKDHLIVPSAPIVLKDDPTLMFSNSGMTQFKDFFLGYKTPTAPRIADTQKCLRVSGKHNDLDDVGRDTYHHTMFEMLGNWSFGDYFKKDAIAFAWELLTEVYGIPKENLYVTIFEGDASENLDRDHDAYDYWKAVISEDRIINGNKKDNFWEMGASGPCGPCSEIHIDLRTPEEKAKVSGLELVNNDHPQVVEVWNLVFMEFNRKADGSLEKLPAQHVDTGMGFERLCMALQGKSSNYDTDVFTPLIAKVEELSGKKYTGILEDEKDIAIRVVVDHIRAVSFAIADGQLPSNGGAGYVIRRILRRGISYSYRFLDMKEAFLYKLVAVLQEQMGAFFPELEKQGKLVSEVIKSEEESFLRTIETGLIRVEKLIQQTISEGKKVLPTQEVFELYDTYGFPDDLTRIIAEEKGLTIDEKGFELALSEQKQRSKADSAQKVYDWVTLEEREENFVGYDQIEAETYITRYRKVENKDGEFYQVVLSNSPFYPEGGGQIGDKGVLENATESFEVLETKKENGLIISLINGLPKDAGAVFYAKVNANERKNSQANHSATHLLHEALRDVLGTHVEQKGSYVGPDYLRFDFSHFNKMTDEELALIEEKVNTKIKENIALQEFRNIPIQEAIDKGAMALFGEKYGDSVRMIQFGSSKELCGGTHVKSTSEIGHFKINSESSAAAGIRRIEAISGDKSEEYFKGLEKQITELSQLLKSKDVVRSIEKLIEENASLKSEVEAFKKEKAKGEIGDWKGAYEQKGDKLLLVKKTSLDAGSVKDIVFQLKKEIPTSITIILSDADGKPMITVGVSDDLAGIYQAGALIKELAKEIQGGGGGNPGFATAGGKNLDGLENAYQKALNI